A window of the Cystobacter fuscus genome harbors these coding sequences:
- a CDS encoding bifunctional nuclease family protein: protein MKTPIPAATFLLGPLSAALLTLGALLLPGFGPAPSPKSTEPAPPVCQPKEGGNPSACKELVELEVRDVIPLVEAKTHAVVLTTPDGAMVLPIFVDESAAVAIAFRLAHLRSPQPLSQDLLGSMVVELGAKVTEVRIDDLKDDIYVGRVFLEQGARKMTLDARPSDSIAMALDGRARIRVTRKVLDEAGISREEIDSLRGGDGPGVGGSGEPDMNDAPPFTPHGLHPRESLPSPHPGMKPEPGRLDEISL from the coding sequence GTGAAAACGCCCATTCCTGCCGCCACGTTCCTGCTGGGTCCGCTCTCCGCCGCGCTGCTCACCCTGGGCGCTCTGCTGCTGCCGGGCTTCGGCCCCGCGCCTTCACCCAAATCCACCGAGCCAGCCCCTCCGGTCTGTCAACCCAAGGAAGGAGGCAATCCTTCCGCTTGCAAGGAGCTGGTGGAGTTGGAGGTGCGGGACGTCATCCCGCTCGTCGAGGCGAAGACCCACGCCGTGGTGCTCACCACCCCGGATGGCGCCATGGTGCTGCCCATCTTCGTGGACGAGTCGGCCGCGGTGGCCATCGCCTTCCGGCTCGCCCACCTGCGCTCGCCCCAGCCCCTGTCGCAGGATCTCCTCGGCTCGATGGTGGTGGAGCTGGGTGCCAAGGTGACCGAGGTCCGCATCGATGACCTCAAGGACGACATCTACGTGGGCCGGGTCTTCCTCGAACAGGGGGCTCGAAAGATGACCCTGGACGCCCGCCCCTCGGATTCCATCGCCATGGCGCTGGATGGCCGGGCGCGCATCCGGGTGACGCGCAAGGTGCTGGACGAGGCGGGCATCAGCCGCGAGGAGATCGACTCACTGCGCGGCGGCGACGGCCCGGGCGTGGGTGGCAGCGGGGAACCGGACATGAACGACGCCCCGCCCTTCACGCCGCATGGCCTCCACCCACGCGAAAGCCTACCGTCCCCGCATCCCGGCATGAAGCCGGAGCCGGGCCGCCTGGACGAGATCAGTCTCTAG
- a CDS encoding citrate synthase translates to MPKDTLTITDNRTGKTYEVPIENGCIRTNGLRQIKVSDDDFGLMGYDPAFLNTANCKSAITFIDGDKGILEYRGYPIEQLAERSSFLEVAYLLLNGELPNEKQIEEFKYLVTHHTYVHENIKTFMDGFRYDAHPMSMLSSTVAALSGFYPDAKHTKDERSRRIQMTRLIAKMPTLAAFSYRHSMGLPYVYPDNDLSYVGNFLAMVRKIGTTTYKVHPTLEKALDVLFILHADHEQNCSTTSVRTVGSSEVDPFSAVASGIAALYGPLHGGANEAVLRMLREIGHVSKVPDFIKQVKGGEGSSKLMGFGHRVYKSYDPRAKVIKRVADEVFEITGKNPLLEIAVELERIALQDEYFVKRKLYPNVDFYSGLIYEAMGFPVEMFPVLFAIPRTVGWVTQWEEMVKDPEQKIARPRQIYTGSKRRDYVPMNERNQK, encoded by the coding sequence ATGCCAAAGGATACGCTGACCATCACGGACAACCGGACCGGGAAGACGTACGAAGTCCCGATCGAGAACGGATGCATTCGGACCAACGGCCTCAGGCAGATCAAGGTCTCAGACGATGACTTCGGTCTGATGGGGTATGACCCAGCGTTCCTGAATACGGCGAACTGCAAGAGCGCCATCACCTTCATCGACGGTGACAAGGGCATCTTGGAGTACCGGGGCTACCCCATCGAGCAGCTCGCGGAGCGCTCCTCCTTCCTCGAGGTCGCCTACCTGCTGCTCAACGGCGAGCTGCCCAACGAGAAGCAGATCGAGGAGTTCAAGTACCTCGTCACGCACCACACCTACGTGCACGAGAACATCAAGACGTTCATGGACGGGTTCCGCTACGACGCGCACCCCATGTCCATGCTGTCCTCCACGGTGGCCGCGCTCTCGGGCTTCTACCCGGACGCCAAGCACACCAAGGACGAGCGCAGCCGCCGCATCCAGATGACCCGGCTCATCGCCAAGATGCCGACGCTGGCCGCCTTCTCCTACCGCCACAGCATGGGCCTGCCCTACGTCTACCCGGACAACGATCTGTCCTACGTGGGCAACTTCCTGGCGATGGTCCGCAAGATCGGCACCACCACCTACAAGGTGCACCCCACCCTGGAGAAGGCGCTCGACGTCCTCTTCATCCTCCACGCCGACCACGAGCAGAACTGCTCCACCACGTCGGTGCGCACCGTGGGCTCCTCCGAGGTGGATCCCTTCAGCGCGGTGGCCTCGGGCATCGCGGCGCTCTACGGCCCGCTGCACGGCGGCGCCAACGAGGCCGTGCTGCGCATGCTGCGCGAGATCGGCCACGTCTCCAAGGTGCCGGACTTCATCAAGCAGGTGAAGGGCGGCGAGGGCAGCTCCAAGCTCATGGGCTTCGGCCACCGCGTCTACAAGTCCTATGATCCGCGCGCCAAGGTCATCAAGCGCGTGGCGGACGAGGTCTTCGAGATCACCGGCAAGAATCCGCTGCTGGAGATCGCCGTGGAGCTCGAGCGCATCGCCCTGCAGGACGAGTACTTCGTCAAGCGCAAGCTCTACCCCAACGTGGACTTCTACTCGGGCCTCATCTACGAGGCCATGGGCTTCCCGGTGGAGATGTTCCCCGTGCTCTTCGCCATTCCGCGCACCGTGGGTTGGGTGACCCAGTGGGAGGAGATGGTGAAGGATCCCGAGCAGAAGATCGCCCGTCCGCGTCAGATCTACACGGGCTCCAAGCGCCGGGACTACGTGCCCATGAACGAGCGCAACCAGAAGTAG
- a CDS encoding 3-phosphoshikimate 1-carboxyvinyltransferase — translation MTSSSQTRLHVDPSRLTPAVLTPPISKSDAQRALVLAHLTGAWPLPDLQREPEHFLPADVRVLRRGIEALRLPPGTVRDVDCADGGAPFRILVTQAAVTPGAHVRLTGTPRLGERPHGPLFESLREALGGSGLVLTEGKPWPVEIRAPERTGEPVFRVPGAQSSQYASSLLLGCAALFLRERRPWRVEITGTLTSAGYLELTVSWLRRFGFTVDERDGRFEVADYRAPERTPAMPGDWSSLGYLLLLAWRTGGSVERADLGSAHPDQALVRLVERAGLRAEPGPNATLRLVGEARDGLVASGKECPDLLPTLAALACVLPRSSTLTDVGILRVKESDRLEGILTLVEAVGGKTVLEGETLTIHPPPTPPRHFAMDSRGDHRMAMVSATLSALSGAALTLTGPECVEKSFPGFWQQLERTGARLT, via the coding sequence ATGACGAGTTCATCCCAGACCCGGCTGCACGTCGACCCGAGCCGGCTCACCCCCGCCGTCCTCACGCCGCCCATCTCCAAGTCGGACGCCCAGCGGGCGCTGGTGCTCGCGCACCTCACCGGAGCCTGGCCCCTGCCGGATCTCCAACGCGAGCCCGAGCACTTCCTCCCCGCGGACGTGCGCGTGCTGCGCCGGGGCATCGAGGCCCTGCGCCTGCCACCCGGCACCGTACGGGACGTGGACTGCGCGGACGGCGGCGCCCCCTTCCGCATCCTCGTCACCCAGGCCGCGGTGACGCCCGGCGCCCACGTGCGCCTCACCGGCACGCCCCGCCTGGGCGAGCGTCCCCACGGCCCGCTCTTCGAGTCCCTGCGCGAGGCGCTCGGGGGCTCGGGGCTCGTGCTCACCGAGGGTAAGCCCTGGCCCGTGGAGATCCGCGCCCCGGAGCGCACCGGCGAGCCCGTCTTCCGCGTCCCCGGCGCTCAGAGCAGCCAGTACGCCTCCAGCCTGTTGCTCGGCTGCGCGGCGCTGTTCCTGCGCGAGCGCCGGCCCTGGCGCGTGGAGATCACCGGCACGCTCACCAGCGCGGGCTACCTGGAGCTGACCGTGTCCTGGCTGCGCCGCTTCGGCTTCACGGTGGACGAGCGGGACGGCCGCTTCGAGGTAGCGGACTACCGCGCCCCCGAGCGCACCCCGGCCATGCCGGGTGACTGGTCCTCGCTCGGCTACCTGCTGCTGCTCGCCTGGCGCACCGGCGGGAGCGTGGAGCGGGCGGACCTGGGCAGCGCGCACCCGGACCAGGCGCTGGTGCGGCTGGTGGAGCGCGCGGGACTGCGCGCCGAGCCCGGTCCCAACGCCACCCTGCGCCTGGTGGGCGAGGCCCGTGACGGTCTCGTGGCCTCGGGCAAGGAGTGCCCGGACCTCTTGCCCACCCTGGCCGCGCTCGCGTGCGTGCTGCCACGTTCCTCCACGCTCACCGACGTGGGCATCCTCCGGGTCAAGGAGAGCGATCGACTGGAGGGCATCCTCACGCTGGTGGAGGCTGTTGGCGGGAAGACGGTTCTGGAGGGCGAGACGCTCACGATCCATCCTCCCCCCACCCCGCCCCGCCACTTCGCCATGGACAGCCGGGGAGACCACCGCATGGCCATGGTGTCCGCGACGCTCTCCGCCCTCTCGGGAGCGGCCCTGACGCTCACCGGCCCCGAGTGTGTGGAGAAGAGCTTCCCCGGCTTCTGGCAACAGCTGGAACGCACGGGAGCCCGGCTCACCTGA
- a CDS encoding 3-dehydroquinate synthase, which translates to MTTLPPGAYTSLPPGAYRPANDRWGAFSRVSATLPEGSLVVVDKRVVKLHPTLLPAIQARRPHAILQIMGGERAKSFESLEQVLSAGLTLPRSGTLVAIGGGTIGDVSTMAAHLLKRGVRLVQVPTTLLAAVDSSLGGKGAVDVTVNGRVVKNPVGVFHYAEETWLCPELFESLSDTQRREGALEAWKMVASLDAQLFQGYTRRPPSLERLVKDARRLKETVCSQDPYEQQGLRRVLNFGHTFGHVLESVSHFKLSHGDAVGLGMLCALDVGRAVGVTPDKVAVRVETALENGPGVLGRKRAAALLKRAALEDIEVLLAADKKSGAAGELRMVLLTDIGVAEVRDVSAPEWRALWPAWTKGVRP; encoded by the coding sequence ATGACCACTCTTCCTCCTGGCGCCTACACTTCTCTTCCTCCTGGCGCCTACCGCCCCGCGAATGACCGCTGGGGTGCCTTCTCGCGCGTGAGCGCCACCCTGCCCGAGGGCAGCCTCGTCGTCGTGGACAAGCGCGTGGTGAAGCTGCACCCCACCCTGCTGCCCGCGATCCAGGCGCGCCGCCCCCACGCCATCCTCCAGATCATGGGGGGCGAGCGGGCCAAGTCCTTCGAGTCGCTGGAGCAGGTGCTCTCCGCGGGTCTCACGCTGCCGCGCTCGGGCACGCTCGTGGCCATTGGCGGAGGAACCATCGGCGACGTGTCCACCATGGCCGCGCACCTGCTCAAGCGCGGCGTGCGGCTGGTGCAGGTGCCCACCACGCTGCTCGCGGCGGTGGACAGCAGTCTCGGCGGCAAGGGCGCGGTGGACGTCACCGTGAACGGGCGCGTGGTGAAGAACCCCGTGGGTGTCTTCCACTACGCCGAGGAGACGTGGCTGTGTCCGGAGCTGTTCGAGAGCCTCTCGGACACGCAGCGGCGCGAGGGCGCGCTCGAGGCGTGGAAGATGGTGGCGAGCCTCGACGCCCAGCTCTTCCAGGGCTACACGCGCCGGCCGCCCTCGCTGGAGCGTCTGGTGAAGGACGCGCGGCGCCTCAAGGAAACCGTGTGCTCGCAGGATCCCTACGAGCAGCAGGGCCTGCGGCGGGTGCTCAACTTCGGCCACACCTTCGGCCACGTGCTCGAGAGCGTGTCGCACTTCAAGCTGTCGCACGGGGACGCGGTGGGCCTGGGCATGTTGTGCGCGCTCGACGTGGGGCGCGCCGTGGGCGTGACGCCCGACAAGGTGGCCGTGCGCGTGGAGACGGCGCTGGAGAACGGGCCGGGAGTGCTCGGCCGCAAGCGCGCGGCGGCGCTGCTCAAGCGCGCGGCGCTCGAGGACATCGAGGTGCTGCTGGCCGCGGACAAGAAGTCCGGCGCGGCGGGAGAGCTGCGCATGGTGTTGCTCACCGACATTGGCGTCGCCGAGGTGCGCGACGTCTCCGCGCCCGAGTGGCGCGCGCTCTGGCCCGCCTGGACGAAGGGAGTCCGCCCATGA
- the aroC gene encoding chorismate synthase — protein sequence MNTFGTLFRLTTFGESHGPALGSIIDGCPAGVPLETARIQAALDRRRPGQSTITTARSEPDQVELLSGVFEGKTLGTPIAAIVRNTNQRSGDYDKLKAEDRPGHADAVWRERFKHRDHRGGGRTSGRETLCRVIGGTIAEAYLERQFPKVSTVAWVSQVGELVSAVPELGLTRAQVDAHPTRCPDPVVREEMSRRILVAKEAGDSLGGSIDVRVEGLPVGLGEPIFGKIKALLAQALGSVGAVTGVVWGPPDLLERIAQPGLQFHARKDTYGGIQGGLTNGEPLFLRVYFKPPATLADHAKGGRHDPCIMPRAVPVLEAMVSLVLADLALQFNAWPHST from the coding sequence ATGAACACCTTTGGTACCTTGTTCCGCCTCACCACCTTCGGTGAGAGCCACGGCCCGGCCCTGGGCTCCATCATCGACGGCTGTCCCGCGGGCGTGCCCCTGGAGACGGCGCGCATCCAGGCCGCGCTCGATCGCCGCCGGCCCGGCCAGTCCACCATCACCACCGCCCGCTCCGAGCCGGATCAGGTGGAGCTCCTCTCCGGCGTCTTCGAGGGCAAGACGCTCGGCACGCCCATCGCGGCCATCGTGCGCAACACCAACCAGCGCTCGGGGGACTACGACAAGCTCAAGGCGGAGGATCGCCCCGGCCACGCGGATGCCGTGTGGCGCGAGCGCTTCAAGCACCGGGATCACCGCGGTGGCGGACGCACCAGCGGCCGCGAGACGCTCTGCCGGGTCATCGGCGGCACCATCGCCGAGGCGTATCTCGAGCGGCAGTTCCCCAAGGTGTCCACGGTGGCGTGGGTGTCGCAGGTGGGCGAGCTGGTGAGCGCGGTGCCGGAGCTGGGCCTCACGCGCGCCCAGGTGGACGCGCACCCCACGCGCTGCCCGGATCCGGTGGTGCGCGAGGAGATGTCGCGGCGCATCCTCGTCGCCAAGGAGGCGGGAGACAGCCTGGGTGGCAGCATCGACGTGCGCGTCGAGGGCCTGCCCGTGGGCCTGGGCGAGCCCATCTTCGGCAAGATCAAGGCGCTGCTCGCGCAGGCGCTGGGCAGCGTGGGGGCCGTCACCGGCGTCGTCTGGGGGCCGCCGGATCTGCTCGAGCGCATCGCGCAGCCGGGCCTCCAGTTCCACGCGCGCAAGGACACCTACGGCGGCATCCAGGGAGGCCTCACCAACGGCGAGCCCCTGTTCCTGCGCGTCTACTTCAAGCCCCCCGCCACGCTCGCGGACCATGCGAAGGGCGGACGCCATGATCCCTGCATCATGCCCCGCGCCGTCCCCGTCCTCGAGGCCATGGTGTCGCTCGTCCTGGCCGATCTCGCCCTGCAGTTCAACGCCTGGCCCCACTCGACATGA
- a CDS encoding shikimate dehydrogenase has protein sequence MKSARLVVTLPPVLRGAEALRFATDARSQGADMLEVRTDLHPADAVDAAALARILELLVSERGVPLPPAWVTAARWVDRDVVHASALDAPAGKLLASHHADRPLETAEALRLWEGPLPEGALVKHVEPLGEPSAARIAVLLETQARLGERFGVERVTVLTMGPVALPVRAVLSRRNLLEYVAIGGDWKAAPGQRLLADAAREARAPAREGRLGILGTSIAHSRSPRIHPQPFDRIDLAEDAPVEALVDALLPHYRGFAITSPFKPRLARHTGASIDAINTLVRRGDHWESFNTDTEGARTVLERLGGGDLFVLGDGGVGAALRAAASERDHLRFLRRASISEPLKGTGIWTWPDRITPPETLRFEGARVAVIAYGAPARRIATEITRRGGVPLLLGAAWFIAQARRQRALWESAT, from the coding sequence ATGAAGTCCGCGCGCCTCGTCGTCACCCTTCCCCCGGTCCTGCGAGGCGCCGAAGCCCTGCGCTTCGCCACCGACGCCCGGAGCCAGGGCGCGGACATGTTGGAGGTGCGCACGGACCTGCACCCGGCCGACGCGGTGGACGCCGCGGCCCTCGCGCGCATCCTGGAGTTGCTCGTGTCCGAGCGCGGCGTGCCCCTGCCCCCCGCGTGGGTGACCGCCGCGCGCTGGGTGGATCGCGACGTGGTCCACGCGAGCGCGCTGGACGCTCCGGCGGGCAAGCTGCTCGCCTCGCACCATGCCGATCGCCCCCTGGAGACAGCCGAGGCGCTGCGCCTGTGGGAGGGGCCCCTGCCGGAGGGCGCCCTGGTGAAGCATGTCGAGCCGCTCGGCGAGCCCTCCGCGGCACGGATCGCCGTGCTGCTCGAGACCCAGGCGAGGCTGGGCGAGCGCTTCGGCGTGGAGCGGGTGACGGTGCTCACGATGGGACCGGTCGCGCTTCCCGTGCGCGCGGTGCTCTCCCGGCGCAACCTGCTCGAGTACGTGGCCATCGGGGGCGACTGGAAGGCGGCGCCGGGACAGCGGCTGCTCGCGGACGCGGCGCGCGAGGCCCGTGCTCCCGCCCGAGAGGGACGGCTGGGCATCCTCGGCACGTCCATCGCCCACTCGCGCTCGCCCCGCATCCACCCCCAGCCCTTCGATCGCATCGACCTGGCCGAGGACGCCCCCGTCGAGGCGCTCGTGGACGCGCTGCTGCCCCACTACCGGGGCTTCGCCATCACCAGTCCCTTCAAGCCGCGCCTCGCCCGGCACACCGGCGCGTCGATCGACGCCATCAACACGCTCGTGCGCCGCGGAGACCATTGGGAGTCCTTCAACACCGACACCGAGGGCGCCCGCACGGTGCTCGAGCGGCTCGGTGGAGGGGACCTCTTCGTGCTCGGAGATGGAGGGGTGGGTGCCGCGTTGCGCGCCGCCGCCTCCGAGCGCGACCACCTGCGCTTCCTGCGCCGCGCCTCCATCTCCGAGCCCCTGAAGGGCACGGGCATCTGGACGTGGCCGGATCGCATCACGCCCCCGGAGACCCTGCGCTTCGAGGGAGCCCGCGTCGCCGTCATCGCCTACGGCGCCCCGGCCCGTCGCATCGCCACCGAGATCACCCGCCGCGGAGGAGTTCCCCTGCTCCTCGGCGCGGCGTGGTTCATTGCCCAGGCCCGCCGGCAGCGAGCCCTCTGGGAGTCCGCCACATGA